GAAGGTGATTTTTATCTGGAATCAGACAGATTCTACTCAGTAACCAGTGGCAAAGAATACAAAAATCCAATCATACAATTAAAGCGTAGCGAGACACTCTTTCGCCAACTGCTTCAAAACCTCAAACTAAATTACCTCGTCCAGGCTTCTGTTGTTTTCAACAACCCTGCATTCACCCTTTACCAAGCCTCAATGGACCTGCCAATCATTTTTCCAACCCAAATTAATCGCTTTTTAAAAGAACTTAACGATACACTTTCCAAGTTGGACGAGAATCATAAAATACTCGCCCAAAAATTGCTAACATTACATCATGATAAAAACCCGTTTACCACTCTACCTGAATATAATTATGAACAATTGGAAAAGGGAATGCACTGCAGGGCTTGTGGTTCCTTTAACACTTCTATTAAAAAACAGCATTTAGTCTGCGGAAAGTGTGGAAATTCTGAACGTGCGGAAAATGCAATTATACAGCAAATAGAAGAATTCAAGCTTCTGTTTCCGGAAAGAAAGATAACAGCACAAAGCATCTATGAATGGTGCAACATTGATATAAATAAAAGAAGAATAACCCGAGTACTGAAGAAGTACTATAAAGCAGCCGGAAACACCTCGGATACATATTACGAATGATGGTGTTTCGTTGAATGCAGGATCATAGTGAGAAGTGCTACTTGCTTAATCGGGTGCTGGTTCGGCCAAAACGAGGAGGCCCGAGCGCTATTTTGTCTGAAGTAGGTGCAGGTTCGGACAAAACAGGGAAGCACCGACGTGATTTTGTCTGAAG
The window above is part of the Mesobacillus jeotgali genome. Proteins encoded here:
- a CDS encoding nuclease-related domain-containing protein translates to MLLKKRSESRELVVMRYLNMRKELSAKDKFQLSNLEKGYRGETEFDVLTEKLSEERYIIDDLLLQVNNSYFQIDKVIISGGLIHLLDVKYHEGDFYLESDRFYSVTSGKEYKNPIIQLKRSETLFRQLLQNLKLNYLVQASVVFNNPAFTLYQASMDLPIIFPTQINRFLKELNDTLSKLDENHKILAQKLLTLHHDKNPFTTLPEYNYEQLEKGMHCRACGSFNTSIKKQHLVCGKCGNSERAENAIIQQIEEFKLLFPERKITAQSIYEWCNIDINKRRITRVLKKYYKAAGNTSDTYYE